From the genome of Chlorocebus sabaeus isolate Y175 chromosome 2, mChlSab1.0.hap1, whole genome shotgun sequence, one region includes:
- the LOC103219019 gene encoding putative uncharacterized protein B3GALT5-AS1, which yields MRRLRHREVRGPILGHTATGGLQNGTSGCTTAPQERPPPGTQGMLEQYLNK from the exons ATGAGACGACTCCGGCACAGAGAAGTCAGAGGGCCTATCCTGGGTCACACAGCCACAGGCGGCCTCCAG AACGGGACTTCAgggtgcaccactgcaccccaggagAGGCCTCCACCTGGCACACAGGGGATGCTGGAGCAATACTTGAATAAATAA